One window from the genome of Halonatronomonas betaini encodes:
- a CDS encoding carbohydrate ABC transporter permease, whose protein sequence is MANNSSNDLARQEARLAYKLLAPAAIILLLVALYPLGQVFYTSMTDRVFASGQEVNFIGFDNYRQLLSMRVTELPPQYDDDGNVMRDDDGDIVYERPIQVLPREPRRFREVRQFSIFGTRYVIGASNPTFIGAITNTVLFTVISVFLETVLGLLIALVVNSNFKGRGAMRAIMLVPWAIITVVSARMWEWMLASSRVGIFNTLLRRFDLIDESIAFLQSSTWQLPSMIAVDVWKTTPFMALLILAGLQLIPNELYEAARVDGASKVRQFFAITLPLIKPSLAVALIFRTLDALRVFDVFQVLLAQSRYSMASYNYFQLINNRAMGLSSAIGVVIFVIIFAFAMMYIKALGVDAE, encoded by the coding sequence ATGGCCAATAACTCATCGAATGATCTGGCCCGTCAGGAAGCGAGGCTAGCCTATAAACTCCTTGCTCCAGCAGCTATTATACTTTTATTAGTAGCACTTTACCCATTAGGTCAGGTCTTTTATACCAGTATGACAGATAGAGTCTTTGCCAGTGGCCAGGAAGTTAACTTTATTGGTTTTGATAATTACCGGCAGTTATTAAGTATGCGAGTAACTGAATTACCGCCTCAATATGATGATGATGGCAATGTTATGAGAGATGACGATGGTGATATTGTCTATGAAAGGCCAATCCAGGTACTTCCTAGAGAGCCACGGCGGTTTAGAGAAGTCAGACAGTTTTCTATCTTCGGGACTAGATATGTAATCGGTGCCAGCAACCCAACATTTATTGGAGCAATTACCAATACAGTTCTTTTTACTGTAATTTCAGTATTTCTAGAGACAGTACTCGGTTTATTGATAGCCCTGGTCGTTAACAGTAACTTTAAAGGTAGAGGAGCCATGCGGGCTATAATGTTAGTACCCTGGGCAATTATAACTGTTGTATCGGCCAGAATGTGGGAATGGATGTTAGCATCAAGTCGTGTTGGTATCTTTAATACATTATTAAGAAGGTTTGATTTGATAGATGAAAGCATAGCATTTTTGCAGTCATCAACCTGGCAACTCCCTTCAATGATTGCTGTTGATGTCTGGAAAACAACACCTTTTATGGCTCTATTAATTCTTGCTGGTTTACAGTTGATACCAAATGAACTTTATGAAGCAGCCAGAGTTGATGGTGCCAGTAAGGTCAGACAGTTTTTCGCCATAACTTTACCATTAATCAAGCCATCACTGGCAGTAGCTTTAATCTTTAGAACACTGGATGCTTTAAGAGTCTTTGATGTATTCCAGGTTTTATTAGCACAGTCAAGATATTCAATGGCAAGCTATAATTATTTTCAGTTAATAAATAACCGGGCAATGGGCTTATCATCTGCAATCGGTGTTGTTATCTTTGTTATAATCTTTGCCTTTGCCATGATGTATATTAAAGCATTAGGAGTTGATGCAGAATGA